The following proteins are co-located in the Pedobacter sp. FW305-3-2-15-E-R2A2 genome:
- a CDS encoding serine hydrolase, protein MRKNNLAGIIATSFIALFTFNACAQNHQQNQQQLSLLRTISSNTVLLNNQENTIPLIDLDKKNIASVSLGFAFHTTFDSLLNKYTKVSSFSSDQYLSSTTLNDLEDDLKYFNLVIISLPVSAVNDPRNTSFIGSLAKSKKIIISLFGETGSLLAFDGLTVPLIWANQNNEEAALTIPQMIFGGIGISKKLTANYSPKYTAGSGALTSPTRLKYTLPEDAGVNSDNLKEIDNIANEAIRAQAAPGIVVLVAKDGKVIFNKAYGNHTYNNGLPEKVTDIFDLASLTKTTATTPTVMRLFEEHKLNLDTNIGAYIPKARLSPMNNIKVREVMLHQAGFIPYIPFHNFVKAGDYSRDSSAAYPTKVADFYYIKKGFFKDFMWPKMLNSPIQTRGKYVYSDISMYVMKEISERLSGIPLDTYVWENFYKPLGMQTAGFLPRNRFTKDQIVPTEQDTYFRKTLLEGYVHDQGAALAGGVSGHAGLFASANDVAIIYQMLLNKGSYGGNRYFQPQTVDMFTQKQSDVSRRGLGFDRWDPDASKKYPSELASPQTYGHTGYTGTCVWVDPAKGLVYVFLSNRVNPSVSEKLGSMKIRPRIQDAIYKAIEKGSD, encoded by the coding sequence ATGAGAAAAAATAACCTTGCAGGGATCATCGCCACCAGTTTCATTGCCCTATTTACCTTCAATGCCTGCGCGCAGAATCACCAGCAAAACCAACAACAATTATCTCTTCTCCGTACCATCAGCAGCAATACCGTATTGCTGAACAACCAGGAAAACACCATCCCTTTGATCGATCTGGACAAAAAGAACATTGCTTCGGTCAGCCTTGGCTTTGCCTTTCATACCACATTCGACAGCCTGTTGAACAAATACACCAAAGTAAGCAGTTTCTCTTCTGATCAATATTTAAGCTCAACTACACTAAACGACCTGGAAGACGACCTTAAATACTTCAACCTGGTCATCATCTCCCTTCCGGTCTCGGCGGTTAACGACCCCAGAAACACCAGTTTCATCGGCAGCCTGGCGAAAAGTAAAAAAATTATTATTTCCCTATTCGGGGAAACCGGAAGCCTGCTGGCCTTTGACGGACTCACCGTACCCTTGATCTGGGCCAACCAGAATAACGAGGAGGCAGCCCTTACCATTCCTCAAATGATCTTTGGTGGAATCGGCATCAGCAAAAAACTAACGGCCAATTATTCTCCAAAATACACAGCAGGATCGGGAGCCCTAACCAGCCCTACCCGCTTAAAGTACACGCTTCCAGAAGATGCAGGCGTCAACTCAGACAACCTGAAAGAAATTGACAACATCGCCAACGAAGCCATCCGCGCTCAGGCAGCGCCTGGAATCGTGGTACTGGTTGCCAAAGACGGGAAGGTCATTTTCAATAAAGCTTACGGAAACCACACCTATAACAACGGACTCCCTGAAAAAGTAACCGACATCTTTGATCTTGCTTCCTTAACAAAGACCACCGCCACTACCCCAACGGTAATGCGCCTTTTTGAAGAGCACAAACTGAACCTGGATACCAATATCGGAGCCTATATTCCCAAAGCAAGATTATCACCTATGAACAACATTAAGGTTCGTGAAGTGATGTTGCATCAGGCAGGCTTCATTCCCTATATCCCTTTCCACAATTTTGTAAAAGCAGGAGATTACAGCAGGGATTCCAGTGCTGCTTACCCAACTAAAGTCGCCGACTTCTATTACATCAAAAAAGGTTTTTTCAAAGACTTCATGTGGCCGAAAATGCTGAACTCCCCGATTCAAACCCGCGGTAAGTACGTATACAGCGACATCAGTATGTATGTAATGAAAGAAATTTCTGAACGTCTGAGCGGAATTCCCCTCGACACCTATGTCTGGGAAAATTTCTACAAGCCACTTGGCATGCAAACCGCAGGCTTCCTACCCCGCAACCGCTTTACCAAAGATCAGATTGTCCCTACAGAACAGGATACCTATTTCAGGAAAACCTTACTGGAAGGATATGTACATGACCAGGGCGCTGCATTGGCAGGAGGTGTTTCCGGGCATGCAGGTCTATTTGCCAGCGCAAACGACGTGGCCATCATTTACCAGATGCTGCTAAATAAAGGCAGCTATGGTGGCAACCGTTATTTTCAGCCACAGACCGTAGATATGTTCACTCAAAAACAATCCGATGTGAGCAGAAGAGGACTGGGTTTTGACCGTTGGGATCCGGATGCGAGCAAGAAGTATCCTTCAGAACTGGCCTCTCCGCAAACCTACGGGCATACCGGATATACCGGAACCTGTGTATGGGTAGACCCCGCGAAAGGCCTGGTATACGTCTTTTTATCCAACAGGGTAAACCCCTCGGTATCAGAGAAATTAGGCAGCATGAAAATCCGTCCAAGAATTCAGGACGCTATTTACAAAGCGATAGAAAAGGGCAGTGATTAA
- a CDS encoding DUF1579 domain-containing protein: MKKLTLTVMALLMLVITCRVQAQDDAMMKAWQAYMTPGDVHKMMAKDNGQWDAEVTMWMVPGAPPEKSKGSSENSMIMGGRYQKCLFKGTMMGMPFEGMSIMGYDNSKKAFVSSWIDNMGTGIMHMDGTWDDASKSINFKGTCVDPMTGKDTNIRQVMKFVDENNQILEMYCNMDGKEMKNMEIKYSRKK; the protein is encoded by the coding sequence ATGAAAAAGTTAACATTAACTGTTATGGCATTGCTGATGCTTGTCATAACCTGCCGGGTTCAGGCACAGGATGATGCCATGATGAAAGCCTGGCAAGCCTATATGACCCCTGGCGATGTACACAAAATGATGGCTAAGGATAATGGGCAATGGGATGCAGAAGTAACCATGTGGATGGTACCCGGAGCACCCCCGGAAAAAAGTAAAGGAAGCTCAGAAAATTCAATGATTATGGGCGGCCGTTATCAAAAATGTCTTTTCAAAGGAACCATGATGGGAATGCCATTTGAAGGAATGAGCATTATGGGCTATGACAATTCGAAAAAAGCTTTTGTCAGCAGCTGGATAGACAACATGGGTACAGGTATTATGCACATGGATGGCACCTGGGATGACGCCTCTAAGTCGATCAACTTTAAGGGCACCTGTGTAGATCCCATGACCGGGAAAGACACCAACATTCGCCAGGTGATGAAGTTTGTAGATGAGAACAACCAGATCCTGGAAATGTATTGTAACATGGACGGAAAAGAAATGAAAAACATGGAGATCAAATATTCAAGAAAAAAATAA
- a CDS encoding 2-oxoglutarate and iron-dependent oxygenase domain-containing protein, translated as MSTPYIPSLDLSSYIDGDEAQRKKFSDELGRAFNDSGFVTITNHGVSQELIDKLYKNIQAVFGLSPEQKKKYEKVELAGQRGYTSPGKETAKGAKTADLKEFWQIGQEVTDGDVIKAEYPDNEVLEELPEFNEVTREIYQRLEDNGKHLLRAIATYLSLPIDYFDKHVHNGNSILRGIHYFPIENPDALPDDAVRAGAHEDINLITLLIGASADGLEVLTRSNEWLPIKAGHTDIVVNVGDMLQRLTNNKLRSTTHRVVNPPRELMKTSRFSVPFFLHPRSDMDLTSLESTIDEAHPKVYEDMTAGEYLDERLREIGLKK; from the coding sequence ATGTCAACACCTTATATTCCAAGTTTAGATCTGAGCTCTTACATCGATGGCGATGAAGCACAGCGTAAAAAGTTCTCTGACGAATTGGGCAGGGCCTTCAATGATTCTGGTTTTGTAACCATTACTAATCATGGTGTAAGTCAGGAGTTAATTGATAAGCTATATAAAAATATTCAGGCAGTTTTCGGACTGAGCCCGGAGCAGAAAAAGAAATACGAAAAGGTGGAACTTGCCGGTCAGCGTGGATACACCAGCCCTGGAAAGGAAACAGCTAAAGGTGCTAAAACTGCCGATTTAAAAGAATTCTGGCAGATTGGTCAGGAGGTGACCGATGGCGATGTGATCAAAGCAGAATATCCGGATAATGAGGTCTTGGAAGAGCTTCCTGAATTCAATGAAGTAACCCGTGAAATCTATCAGCGATTGGAAGATAATGGTAAACATCTTTTACGTGCCATTGCTACTTATCTGTCCCTGCCGATTGATTATTTTGATAAACATGTACATAATGGCAATTCGATCCTAAGAGGAATTCATTATTTCCCGATCGAAAATCCGGATGCTTTACCTGATGATGCAGTTCGTGCAGGTGCACATGAAGACATTAACCTGATTACTTTATTGATCGGTGCGAGTGCCGACGGATTAGAAGTCCTGACCCGCAGTAACGAATGGCTGCCAATCAAAGCTGGTCATACCGATATCGTAGTAAATGTTGGAGATATGTTGCAACGATTAACGAACAATAAATTGCGTTCTACAACGCATAGAGTGGTAAATCCACCGCGTGAACTGATGAAAACTTCCCGTTTTTCTGTTCCTTTCTTCTTGCATCCACGTTCAGATATGGATTTAACCAGCCTGGAATCTACCATTGATGAGGCACATCCGAAAGTATATGAAGATATGACTGCCGGAGAATACCTTGATGAGCGTTTAAGAGAAATCGGATTAAAGAAATAA
- the msrA gene encoding peptide-methionine (S)-S-oxide reductase MsrA, with amino-acid sequence MSADQADAQSKKLQKATFGMGCFWCSEALFQRLDGVSSVRSGYEGGEVANPSYEDVCTGTTGHAEVIEVTYDPLKIKYDELLEVFWKSHDPTTLNRQGADVGTQYRSVVFYHNEEQKQIAEKYKKELNDTHAFGKPVVTAINKAATFYVAENYHQDYFNKNGSQPYCRMVILPKLEKLEKVFKAKLKH; translated from the coding sequence TTGTCAGCAGACCAAGCTGATGCACAGTCTAAAAAATTACAGAAAGCAACTTTTGGAATGGGATGTTTCTGGTGTTCAGAAGCACTTTTCCAGCGACTTGACGGAGTCAGCAGTGTAAGGTCCGGCTATGAGGGCGGCGAGGTAGCCAACCCTTCATATGAAGATGTCTGTACCGGAACAACCGGACACGCAGAGGTAATTGAGGTTACTTATGACCCTCTTAAAATAAAATATGATGAACTTTTAGAGGTTTTCTGGAAGAGCCATGATCCGACTACTTTAAACCGTCAGGGTGCGGATGTGGGCACTCAGTACCGTTCCGTGGTTTTCTACCATAACGAGGAACAGAAACAAATTGCAGAGAAGTATAAAAAAGAACTGAATGACACTCATGCTTTTGGAAAACCAGTGGTCACTGCGATCAATAAAGCAGCGACCTTTTACGTAGCCGAGAACTATCATCAGGATTACTTCAATAAAAATGGAAGTCAGCCATATTGCCGCATGGTTATCCTTCCTAAACTGGAAAAGCTGGAAAAGGTCTTTAAAGCAAAGCTAAAGCACTAA
- a CDS encoding copper resistance protein NlpE: protein MKKQILTLAAASILLWSCTNETKKTSDADSTSKTEKLDSTAKTENTAINDGHNAQNSLDWNGTYKGVLPCADCEGIQTELTLNQDMTFVLKTNYMGKDTKFPQDKGTFKWDSTGSKVELIGLKDQPNTYFVGENKLIQLDMEGKEITGALADKYVLKK from the coding sequence ATGAAAAAACAAATCTTAACTCTCGCCGCAGCATCCATATTATTATGGAGCTGTACTAATGAAACAAAAAAGACATCTGATGCAGACAGCACTTCAAAAACTGAAAAACTGGACAGCACTGCAAAAACAGAAAATACAGCCATCAACGATGGCCATAATGCCCAGAATTCCCTGGACTGGAATGGCACTTATAAAGGAGTTCTTCCTTGTGCAGATTGTGAAGGCATCCAGACAGAGCTTACCCTTAACCAGGACATGACCTTTGTACTGAAAACAAATTACATGGGCAAAGACACGAAGTTTCCTCAGGATAAAGGAACATTTAAATGGGATAGCACAGGCTCAAAAGTAGAACTCATTGGGTTAAAGGATCAGCCAAATACTTATTTTGTTGGAGAAAATAAACTGATACAACTGGATATGGAGGGAAAAGAAATCACCGGAGCACTGGCAGACAAATACGTCCTTAAGAAATAA
- a CDS encoding AIM24 family protein codes for MNKREYTLNEFILEAAEDPNENDFFELEKPALLEVNLKNQKIMAKAGSMVAYIGNIDFKREGMMSKGLGGLLKKAISGEGTSLMYATGTGKLYLADEGKKVKIIKLKNEAIFVNGNDVLALEESIQNEIKMLKSVAGMMSGGLFQVKLSGSGYIAITTHGEPILLKVTPGQPVFTDPNATVAWSENLTPKIKTNLTFGSFIGRGSGESFQLEFMGEGWVLVQPYEEVKYAAKS; via the coding sequence ATGAACAAAAGGGAATACACGCTTAATGAATTTATTCTGGAGGCTGCAGAAGATCCGAATGAAAATGATTTCTTTGAACTGGAAAAGCCGGCTTTACTGGAGGTAAATCTTAAGAATCAAAAGATAATGGCCAAAGCCGGATCAATGGTTGCCTATATAGGTAATATTGATTTTAAAAGAGAAGGTATGATGAGCAAAGGGCTCGGAGGGTTGCTTAAGAAAGCAATATCCGGAGAAGGTACTTCGTTAATGTATGCTACCGGGACGGGTAAATTATACCTGGCTGATGAAGGTAAAAAGGTGAAAATCATTAAGCTGAAAAACGAAGCCATCTTTGTGAATGGCAATGATGTTCTGGCCTTGGAGGAAAGTATTCAGAATGAAATCAAAATGCTTAAAAGTGTTGCTGGTATGATGTCTGGAGGCTTATTTCAGGTAAAGCTATCTGGTTCTGGCTATATTGCCATTACTACTCATGGAGAGCCTATTCTATTAAAGGTGACTCCTGGTCAGCCTGTTTTTACCGATCCAAACGCTACTGTAGCCTGGTCTGAAAATCTAACGCCAAAAATCAAAACGAATTTAACATTCGGTTCATTTATTGGAAGGGGTAGTGGAGAATCTTTTCAACTGGAGTTTATGGGTGAAGGATGGGTTTTAGTTCAGCCTTACGAAGAAGTGAAGTACGCTGCTAAATCTTAA
- a CDS encoding IS3 family transposase, translating to MKQDFPKLGIRLLCRLFGKTRHAYYDHQWRVQDEGLKDEIILQHVLRIREKQKRIGTLKLHFMLQEVLSAHDIKIGRDYLFRLMREHGLHIRTRKRKAVTTNSRHWMRKYNNQIKELIIHRPEQVWVSDITYIQLTKQWGYLSLITDAYSKKIMGWAFRTDLSAQGCIDALDMAVKTRKHPQDQLIHHSDRGSQYCSKNYVDLLTENQVAISMTENGDPYENAIAERVNGILKAEFDMHSSKASFKETTKRIRENIQTYNQLRPHASCDYLTPEQAHLKRGIFKKRWKPKKYKTKENQTCITRSGITNLSV from the coding sequence ATGAAACAGGACTTCCCAAAACTTGGGATCAGGTTGCTGTGCAGACTGTTTGGCAAAACAAGACATGCGTATTACGACCACCAGTGGCGAGTACAGGATGAGGGTTTAAAAGATGAGATCATTTTGCAGCATGTACTGCGTATTCGGGAAAAGCAAAAGCGAATAGGTACGTTGAAACTGCATTTTATGCTGCAGGAAGTGTTGTCAGCGCACGATATTAAAATTGGAAGGGACTATTTATTTCGCCTAATGCGGGAGCATGGCCTCCATATCAGAACACGAAAAAGGAAAGCGGTGACAACTAATTCAAGGCATTGGATGCGAAAATATAATAACCAGATCAAGGAATTGATCATCCACCGTCCCGAACAGGTCTGGGTAAGTGATATTACTTATATTCAGTTGACAAAACAGTGGGGATATCTAAGCCTTATCACAGATGCCTATTCTAAAAAGATCATGGGATGGGCTTTTAGGACTGATTTATCTGCTCAAGGATGTATAGACGCGCTTGATATGGCTGTCAAAACACGTAAACACCCCCAAGATCAGCTCATACATCATTCTGATCGGGGATCACAATATTGTAGTAAAAACTATGTGGACCTGCTTACCGAAAATCAGGTAGCAATAAGCATGACTGAAAATGGAGACCCTTATGAAAATGCAATAGCAGAACGGGTAAATGGAATATTAAAAGCGGAGTTTGATATGCATAGTTCTAAAGCAAGTTTTAAAGAAACAACAAAGAGAATCAGAGAGAATATTCAAACTTATAACCAACTAAGACCGCATGCAAGCTGTGATTATCTCACACCAGAACAGGCGCATCTTAAACGGGGAATCTTTAAGAAAAGATGGAAGCCTAAAAAGTACAAAACAAAGGAAAATCAAACTTGTATAACCCGATCAGGAATAACAAATTTGAGTGTATAG
- a CDS encoding DUF6266 family protein: MATIKNGILGGFTGKIGSVVGYRTYGEDRMRSVSERTAPATAAELKNRKQFKLVQDTLNCIKSLIKIGFKDYWTKTGGTRGAISYNKTHAVQVNGDDCLIDPERFKFSGGVLAGLNDTTVELERPDLLRFNWSTASSYSASPKDQVMLLAIDLEGKKACYESLGNFRGSGTDVLKLDHDLTGKEVAIYIAVVAKDRSKQSDSQYLGKLRIPGPADDHQHSKIVQKPHQSTETQVPEPTPGEPDLINEQNDFITTELSDRELEQTLSHKTIEAVEATSLNGNMLTYIQKLKDQGLLRPDIPLNGLSALVYLTDTSGFEHLRLKDGLSNRFVVVVTDLYTKMVKGHYYTALKEGHGHSNMRYKPTKKR, translated from the coding sequence ATGGCTACAATAAAGAATGGAATATTGGGTGGTTTTACCGGAAAAATAGGTAGTGTTGTCGGCTATAGAACCTATGGCGAAGACAGGATGCGATCTGTATCTGAACGGACTGCTCCTGCTACAGCTGCGGAATTAAAAAACAGAAAACAGTTTAAATTGGTACAGGACACCCTAAACTGCATCAAATCCTTAATAAAAATTGGTTTCAAAGATTACTGGACTAAGACCGGAGGCACCAGAGGCGCCATATCATATAATAAAACACATGCTGTTCAAGTAAACGGAGACGACTGTCTGATTGATCCTGAGCGATTTAAATTTAGCGGAGGTGTACTTGCTGGCCTAAATGATACGACTGTAGAATTGGAACGCCCGGACCTGTTGAGGTTTAACTGGAGTACAGCCTCTTCCTACAGTGCTTCCCCTAAGGATCAGGTAATGCTTTTAGCGATAGACCTGGAGGGCAAAAAAGCCTGTTATGAATCGCTCGGTAATTTCAGAGGTTCAGGCACTGATGTTTTAAAGCTTGATCATGATCTGACAGGTAAAGAAGTAGCTATTTATATCGCTGTAGTGGCTAAGGACAGGTCTAAACAATCCGATAGCCAGTATTTAGGCAAGCTGCGTATTCCGGGACCAGCCGATGATCATCAGCATAGCAAAATAGTCCAGAAACCTCATCAATCAACAGAAACGCAAGTTCCTGAACCAACCCCCGGGGAACCTGATTTGATAAATGAGCAAAATGATTTCATCACCACTGAACTTAGCGATAGAGAACTGGAACAAACCCTAAGTCATAAGACGATAGAGGCGGTCGAAGCAACCTCATTGAACGGCAATATGCTGACCTATATCCAGAAACTAAAAGATCAGGGGCTTTTAAGGCCTGACATTCCTTTAAATGGACTTTCAGCACTTGTTTATCTGACGGATACTTCCGGTTTTGAACATCTGCGTCTAAAGGATGGGCTTAGCAACCGTTTTGTCGTTGTCGTCACAGATCTATATACTAAGATGGTCAAAGGCCATTACTATACTGCGTTAAAGGAAGGTCATGGGCATAGCAACATGCGGTACAAACCCACAAAAAAGCGGTAG
- a CDS encoding SGNH/GDSL hydrolase family protein: MKSNFIYKSIFAVAILGMASCKPELKDITPTKGSADFSRYIAVGNSLTSGYADNGLFLDGQKNSYPGMIAEQMKTVGGGAFSTPFFKDSEADGSGHLVLKGFDAKGLPQIAMQTTNLAVRPESGAVTLFTKYTGDLNNYGVPGIKLLHITVPQYGNLNGFYERLLPGNAPGNTTPYLDFVTAKPYTFFSMWLGNNDILGYASSGGANPADQPTPKATFTALYNLAANKMTGNGAKGVVATIPDVLGTPYFNTVTLASILATVQATAPTVTAIYIRTGAGVSRAATAQDYFVLPLLSAGVIGVPTGGIPYGLHPLNPIESKWVLDKDEAAVVADYTTAYNNTIKSVAAAKGLALVDAYALLKDYGAGKDVNGVRVSAAFITGNIFSLDGIHLTPMGYSIVANEFIKSINAKYGASIPIVDVTKYRGVKFP, encoded by the coding sequence ATGAAATCAAATTTTATATATAAAAGTATTTTTGCGGTCGCTATTCTTGGAATGGCTTCCTGCAAACCAGAGCTAAAAGACATTACGCCTACCAAAGGGTCGGCTGATTTTTCAAGATACATCGCTGTAGGAAATTCCCTGACTTCCGGTTATGCGGATAACGGATTGTTTCTGGATGGACAGAAAAACTCCTATCCTGGAATGATCGCTGAACAAATGAAAACTGTAGGTGGTGGCGCTTTTTCTACACCATTTTTTAAAGATTCGGAAGCGGATGGTTCGGGACATTTGGTGCTGAAAGGATTCGATGCAAAAGGATTACCACAAATCGCAATGCAGACCACCAATTTGGCGGTAAGACCAGAATCGGGTGCGGTAACGCTTTTTACGAAGTATACGGGAGATCTTAACAACTATGGCGTTCCGGGGATTAAACTATTGCACATTACTGTTCCTCAATATGGTAACCTGAATGGATTCTATGAAAGGTTGTTGCCAGGAAATGCTCCTGGAAATACGACCCCATACCTGGACTTCGTAACGGCTAAGCCTTATACTTTCTTTAGCATGTGGCTGGGGAACAATGACATCCTGGGCTATGCCAGTTCGGGAGGTGCAAATCCTGCAGATCAGCCAACGCCTAAAGCGACTTTTACTGCTTTATACAATCTGGCCGCGAACAAGATGACGGGTAATGGCGCTAAAGGGGTGGTCGCAACAATTCCTGATGTTTTAGGTACACCTTATTTTAATACGGTTACTTTGGCTTCAATATTAGCAACGGTACAGGCAACTGCACCTACAGTGACTGCAATTTATATCAGGACGGGTGCCGGGGTAAGCAGAGCAGCAACGGCTCAGGATTATTTCGTACTTCCTTTGCTTTCTGCAGGGGTGATCGGAGTACCTACAGGAGGAATTCCTTATGGTTTACATCCACTAAATCCAATCGAAAGCAAATGGGTCTTGGATAAAGATGAGGCTGCTGTAGTTGCGGATTATACCACTGCTTATAACAATACCATCAAATCCGTAGCGGCAGCTAAAGGTCTGGCTTTGGTAGATGCTTATGCTTTGCTGAAAGATTACGGTGCAGGTAAAGATGTAAACGGAGTAAGAGTAAGTGCAGCTTTCATTACAGGCAACATCTTCTCCTTAGATGGGATTCACCTGACTCCGATGGGATATTCTATCGTAGCCAATGAGTTTATCAAATCTATCAATGCAAAATATGGCGCTTCTATTCCAATTGTAGATGTGACGAAATACAGAGGGGTGAAGTTCCCTTAG
- a CDS encoding outer membrane protein transport protein, whose translation MKKILLSFLLAVPILGYSQSFQVNLQGQKQTAMGGAGTGLALDEAAVFFNPGAVSFLKKNGVQAGISPLYLKTAFRENGSNITEYNKDKIATPVMGYAVFGSPANRLRFGIGIYTPFGGAMHWKEDWTGKYTVTSLDLQAIYIQPTLSLKITDNIGIGGGLVYSLGKVDLRRAIPITKSNGEASTAKLKGDAKDFGWNAGIYVQTVSGVSIGVTHRSQITAKVKNGDAIFDVPDALKASMPTRFNAELPLPATTSIGLGFYPSDKTTIAVDVNWVHWNKYKELAFDYDNNARIPDTKSPRNYHDAAAFRVGIQNQTTNRLALRAGIAYAMTPVGKGYVTPEVPDADRLLLSAGLGFKASERFLIDLSFLYENVKARNETNIETGLSGEFKTAAYIPGISFSYKW comes from the coding sequence ATGAAAAAGATCCTACTAAGCTTTTTACTGGCTGTGCCTATTTTAGGCTACTCCCAATCCTTTCAGGTAAACCTTCAAGGCCAAAAGCAAACCGCCATGGGAGGTGCCGGAACAGGCCTTGCCCTGGACGAAGCTGCTGTGTTTTTTAATCCGGGAGCAGTCTCCTTCCTAAAGAAAAATGGTGTTCAGGCCGGTATCAGTCCGCTGTACCTTAAAACGGCATTCCGCGAGAATGGATCGAACATTACGGAATATAATAAAGATAAAATAGCCACTCCTGTGATGGGCTATGCGGTATTCGGTTCACCGGCCAACCGTCTTAGATTTGGTATCGGTATTTACACTCCGTTTGGTGGTGCGATGCACTGGAAGGAAGACTGGACAGGAAAATATACCGTAACCTCTCTTGACTTACAGGCGATTTATATCCAGCCAACATTAAGTTTAAAAATTACAGACAATATTGGTATCGGTGGAGGTTTGGTGTATTCTTTAGGAAAGGTTGACTTGAGAAGAGCCATTCCAATCACGAAGTCAAATGGAGAAGCCTCGACTGCAAAACTAAAAGGCGATGCAAAAGATTTTGGCTGGAATGCAGGTATCTATGTTCAAACAGTGTCTGGTGTTTCTATCGGGGTTACCCACCGTTCACAGATCACTGCAAAAGTTAAAAATGGCGATGCCATCTTTGATGTACCGGATGCTTTGAAGGCGAGTATGCCAACGAGATTTAATGCAGAACTTCCTTTGCCGGCAACAACGTCGATTGGTTTGGGTTTCTATCCTTCAGATAAAACCACTATTGCGGTTGATGTGAACTGGGTGCACTGGAATAAATATAAAGAACTGGCTTTTGATTATGACAACAATGCCAGAATTCCTGATACTAAATCACCGAGGAATTATCATGATGCTGCGGCCTTCCGTGTGGGGATTCAAAATCAAACCACTAACAGATTAGCACTTCGTGCAGGTATTGCTTATGCGATGACTCCGGTAGGAAAAGGGTATGTAACACCGGAAGTTCCGGATGCGGACCGCCTTCTGTTAAGCGCAGGTCTTGGATTTAAAGCATCTGAAAGGTTCCTTATTGATTTGTCTTTCCTATATGAAAATGTGAAAGCCAGAAATGAAACTAATATTGAAACAGGCTTGAGCGGTGAGTTTAAAACTGCAGCGTATATCCCAGGCATCTCTTTCTCTTATAAATGGTAG
- a CDS encoding NAD(P)H-dependent oxidoreductase yields the protein MSLIEALKWRYATKKMNGEKVPQDKVDQILAAAHLAPTSSGLQPFKIIVVTNPELKEKIKALAYGQSQITDSSHLLIFAAWENYTEENIRNVFAHGNRERGMPEDSHSDYVNNLVATYTAKTPEENFNHAAKQAYIGFGVALAEAALLKVDATPMEGFNPAALDELLGLKEKGLRTTTLLPLGYRDESGDWLVNLKKVRTPLEDFIIEFK from the coding sequence ATGAGCTTAATTGAAGCATTAAAATGGCGTTATGCCACAAAAAAAATGAACGGTGAGAAAGTTCCACAGGATAAAGTTGACCAGATCCTTGCTGCAGCACACCTTGCCCCTACTTCTTCAGGTTTGCAACCTTTCAAGATTATTGTGGTTACCAATCCGGAATTAAAAGAAAAAATCAAAGCTCTTGCTTACGGACAATCTCAGATTACAGATTCTTCACATTTGTTAATTTTTGCTGCATGGGAAAATTACACGGAAGAAAACATCAGAAACGTATTTGCACATGGCAACAGAGAGCGTGGTATGCCTGAAGATTCACACTCAGACTATGTCAACAACCTTGTGGCAACGTATACTGCAAAAACTCCTGAGGAAAACTTTAACCACGCTGCAAAACAAGCATACATTGGTTTTGGTGTTGCCCTGGCTGAAGCCGCTTTATTAAAAGTTGATGCAACCCCAATGGAAGGTTTCAATCCGGCAGCACTGGACGAGTTACTAGGCTTAAAAGAAAAAGGCCTTCGTACCACAACTTTATTACCTCTTGGATACAGAGACGAAAGTGGCGATTGGTTGGTGAACCTGAAAAAGGTACGTACCCCATTAGAAGATTTCATCATTGAATTTAAATAG